A window of Terriglobus sp. RCC_193 contains these coding sequences:
- the fabF gene encoding beta-ketoacyl-ACP synthase II, whose product MAQATIPARRVVVTGIGLICGIGNTAPAVWESLMAGKSGMAGITAFDLEGHSVLFAAEVKDFDPHVFVDKKEARKMGRFIHFAMAAAAEAMAHAGLQVTPENAEMVGVHIGSGIGGFDIIEREHTNLMNGGPRKVSPFFIPASIVNLAAGHVSIKYGAKGPNEATATACTTSAHAIGNAYRTIQRGDADAMIAGGSEAAITPLGVSGFANMKALSTRNDAPEKASRPWDKDRDGFVIGEGAGILILEELEFAKARGAKILGEVVGYGMSSDAFHMTGMAPEGEGCARAMRNALKSADLQPEQIDYVNAHATSTPLGDAMESKGMETIFGEHALSHKLLVSSTKSMTGHLLGGAGGLEAGITLMALQKGIAPPTINLDEVDPECRLNYVPNKPVEKEMTYALSNSFGFGGTNGSLIFKRWTE is encoded by the coding sequence GTGGCACAAGCAACAATTCCCGCGCGGCGAGTCGTCGTAACGGGCATCGGACTGATCTGCGGCATCGGCAACACGGCTCCGGCTGTGTGGGAATCGCTGATGGCTGGCAAAAGCGGCATGGCAGGGATCACGGCCTTCGACCTCGAAGGCCATTCCGTGCTGTTTGCCGCGGAAGTCAAAGACTTTGACCCGCATGTGTTTGTGGATAAGAAAGAGGCCCGCAAGATGGGCCGCTTCATCCACTTCGCAATGGCTGCGGCTGCTGAAGCCATGGCCCACGCCGGCCTGCAGGTCACACCGGAAAATGCAGAGATGGTTGGAGTTCATATCGGCTCCGGCATCGGCGGGTTCGACATCATTGAGCGCGAGCACACCAACCTGATGAACGGTGGCCCCCGCAAGGTGTCGCCCTTCTTCATCCCGGCGTCCATCGTGAACCTCGCCGCAGGCCACGTCTCCATCAAGTACGGAGCGAAGGGCCCTAACGAGGCCACGGCGACCGCCTGCACCACCTCGGCGCACGCCATCGGCAACGCCTACCGCACCATCCAGCGCGGCGATGCCGATGCCATGATCGCGGGCGGATCAGAAGCTGCCATCACGCCCCTGGGCGTTAGCGGCTTCGCGAACATGAAGGCGCTCTCCACCCGCAACGACGCCCCGGAAAAGGCCTCCCGCCCCTGGGATAAGGATCGCGACGGCTTCGTCATTGGCGAAGGCGCGGGCATCCTCATTCTGGAAGAGTTGGAGTTCGCCAAGGCACGCGGCGCAAAGATCCTGGGTGAAGTCGTCGGCTACGGCATGAGCTCCGACGCATTCCACATGACCGGCATGGCCCCCGAAGGCGAGGGCTGCGCACGCGCCATGCGGAACGCGCTGAAGTCCGCGGACCTGCAACCGGAACAGATCGACTACGTGAACGCCCACGCCACCTCCACGCCGCTCGGCGACGCAATGGAGAGCAAGGGCATGGAGACGATCTTCGGCGAACACGCCCTGAGCCACAAACTGCTTGTCAGTTCCACCAAGTCCATGACCGGCCACCTCCTTGGCGGCGCAGGCGGATTGGAAGCAGGCATCACGCTCATGGCGCTGCAGAAGGGCATCGCTCCACCGACCATCAACCTGGACGAAGTGGACCCCGAATGCCGCCTGAACTACGTGCCCAACAAGCCCGTGGAAAAAGAGATGACCTACGCCCTCTCCAACTCCTTCGGCTTCGGCGGCACCAACGGTTCACTCATCTTCAAGCGCTGGACGGAATAG
- a CDS encoding DUF2251 domain-containing protein: MDSLTFRVGSGRLVSYSPTRELPWRVVFEDEGVAAYSYACDGRLATVEDAFDVTVLDSMLVYNVAAMRREPEGDRERLLTVEWSRDGQQAALRLDGVPQVLIDFERRESFCRSDFPNFMDDGSHRWRTTTHAWDDAAMTRFEEAALATQ, encoded by the coding sequence ATGGATTCCCTCACCTTCCGCGTAGGCTCCGGCCGTCTCGTCAGCTATTCCCCCACCCGCGAACTCCCCTGGCGCGTGGTCTTTGAGGATGAGGGCGTCGCCGCCTACAGCTATGCCTGCGACGGTCGTCTGGCCACCGTGGAAGACGCCTTCGACGTCACCGTCCTCGACTCCATGCTGGTTTACAACGTCGCCGCCATGCGCCGCGAACCCGAAGGCGACCGCGAACGCCTGCTCACCGTGGAATGGAGCCGCGACGGCCAGCAGGCCGCCCTCCGTCTCGACGGTGTCCCGCAGGTGCTCATCGACTTCGAGCGCCGCGAAAGCTTCTGCCGCAGTGACTTCCCCAACTTCATGGACGACGGCAGCCACCGCTGGCGCACCACCACCCACGCCTGGGACGACGCCGCCATGACCCGTTTTGAAGAGGCCGCCCTCGCCACGCAGTAA
- a CDS encoding TIGR03435 family protein, giving the protein MIRAVALGIVMAAGVAAAQSPATSFEVATIKPVDPGPKAGRFLRMENDHRFVATNFTLKLLIAAAYDLNPRTISGGPGWVDADKFTIEALTPGDKRPDHDQQMLMLRTLLHDRFHLAFHRVSKVFSIYEITVAKGGIQFDTTGAPNRDPMVTSVVYPDHLEMPARNASMDDLARVMQRAILDRPVVNKTGLTGHYDFALDWAPDETQFGGAIPTPQDSKSPPLLVAMREQLGLEMKATRGPIDTLVIDKADKPESD; this is encoded by the coding sequence ATGATCAGGGCTGTGGCATTGGGTATCGTCATGGCGGCAGGCGTCGCCGCGGCACAATCCCCCGCGACCAGCTTTGAGGTCGCCACCATTAAGCCGGTGGATCCAGGCCCCAAGGCGGGCCGGTTCCTCCGCATGGAAAACGACCACCGCTTCGTTGCCACCAACTTCACACTGAAGCTGCTCATCGCCGCAGCCTATGATCTGAACCCGCGCACCATCTCCGGTGGCCCCGGCTGGGTCGACGCCGACAAGTTCACCATTGAAGCTCTTACCCCCGGCGATAAGCGTCCTGACCATGACCAGCAGATGCTCATGCTGCGCACGCTGCTGCACGACCGCTTCCATCTCGCCTTCCACCGCGTGTCAAAGGTCTTCTCCATCTATGAGATCACCGTGGCCAAAGGCGGCATCCAGTTCGACACCACCGGCGCTCCCAATCGCGACCCCATGGTCACCAGCGTCGTCTACCCCGACCATCTCGAAATGCCTGCACGCAACGCAAGCATGGACGACCTGGCACGCGTGATGCAGCGCGCCATCCTCGATCGTCCCGTCGTCAACAAGACCGGCCTCACCGGCCATTACGATTTCGCTCTGGATTGGGCGCCCGATGAAACCCAGTTCGGCGGCGCCATCCCCACTCCACAGGATTCCAAGAGCCCGCCGCTCCTCGTCGCCATGCGCGAACAACTCGGCCTGGAAATGAAAGCCACCCGCGGCCCCATCGACACACTCGTCATCGACAAGGCCGACAAACCGGAATCAGACTGA